A genomic window from Candidatus Obscuribacter sp. includes:
- a CDS encoding aminotransferase class III-fold pyridoxal phosphate-dependent enzyme: MVMAEIKNKNQAYLDMDDQYVNPVLARSARIVAERASGSYIYDMNGEAYLDLAVGIAVNSVGHCHPKVVAAAKKQLDELMHTSVTVHHKRYIELCKKLTEIAPHKNLNSVFLTNSGAECVEGAIKLARYVTGRPAVINFRGSFHGRTIFTTALTTSKLYYREKYEPLPGSIHTALFPYAYRSYHRGDDAKVVAEALEHLDMLFHQFVHPEQVACFIIEPVQGEGGFIGAPKGFLKALREIATKHGILLIIDEVQSGFGRTGKMFAIEHEGVEPDIMLMAKAIAGGLPLAAFISRKELTEKWPAGRHGSTFGGNPVSCAAALATIEVIEEEKLCERAQKLGDAWLKRLRKFAEGKSYIGEVRGVGLMIGIEFNDKNGGPSKELADKVAERCLEHKMIVLTCGNAGQVIRLIPPLNISDADAEKAMDILEKAMTF, encoded by the coding sequence ATGGTCATGGCCGAGATCAAAAACAAAAACCAAGCTTATCTGGATATGGACGATCAATACGTCAATCCTGTCTTAGCAAGATCAGCTCGCATAGTAGCTGAAAGAGCAAGCGGTAGTTATATCTATGACATGAATGGTGAAGCTTATCTCGACCTGGCTGTCGGTATCGCTGTTAACTCAGTCGGTCATTGCCATCCTAAAGTTGTAGCTGCCGCCAAAAAACAACTCGACGAATTGATGCACACATCAGTCACTGTCCACCACAAGCGTTATATTGAGCTGTGCAAAAAGCTAACAGAAATTGCCCCCCACAAAAATCTCAACTCAGTATTTTTGACCAATAGTGGTGCTGAATGCGTCGAAGGCGCTATCAAGCTGGCTCGCTATGTCACCGGTCGACCTGCTGTTATCAACTTCCGTGGCTCTTTCCACGGTCGTACCATTTTTACAACGGCTCTGACCACAAGCAAACTTTATTACAGAGAAAAGTATGAGCCCCTGCCAGGCTCAATCCACACAGCGCTTTTCCCCTACGCTTACCGCTCTTATCACCGTGGTGATGACGCTAAAGTGGTAGCAGAAGCGCTTGAACACCTGGATATGCTCTTCCACCAGTTTGTCCACCCTGAGCAAGTTGCTTGCTTTATCATCGAGCCAGTACAGGGCGAAGGCGGCTTTATTGGCGCTCCCAAGGGCTTCCTCAAAGCATTGAGAGAAATCGCCACTAAGCATGGCATTTTGCTCATCATCGACGAAGTACAGTCGGGCTTTGGTCGCACCGGTAAGATGTTTGCTATCGAGCACGAAGGCGTTGAGCCGGATATCATGTTAATGGCTAAGGCTATCGCTGGCGGACTGCCTCTTGCTGCCTTTATCTCTCGCAAAGAATTGACAGAAAAATGGCCCGCCGGTCGTCATGGATCAACCTTTGGCGGCAACCCTGTCTCATGCGCAGCAGCGCTTGCCACCATCGAAGTAATCGAAGAAGAAAAACTCTGCGAGCGCGCTCAAAAGCTCGGAGATGCATGGCTCAAGCGTCTGCGTAAATTTGCTGAAGGCAAGAGCTATATCGGCGAAGTGCGCGGTGTTGGTTTGATGATTGGTATCGAATTTAACGACAAAAATGGCGGACCAAGCAAAGAACTAGCAGACAAAGTGGCAGAACGCTGCCTGGAGCACAAAATGATTGTGCTTACTTGCGGTAATGCCGGTCAGGTAATTCGTTTGATTCCTCCGCTCAATATCTCTGATGCAGATGCCGAAAAAGCCATGGATATCCTCGAAAAAGCGATGACTTTTTAA
- the upp gene encoding uracil phosphoribosyltransferase — protein sequence MIAVDNKVQVIEHPVVQHLLTRLRDYQTAPHKFRRYSLSLSEYLVYEAARFINFREVGVETPVGPAKGQALSDYVILAPVLRAGLIMAEAAQKILPAARIYHVGLKRDEATLQAQSYYAKLPESLPSDSRVIVLDPMLATGGSAVAAIELFKKLNVKTIQLVSFVAAPEGIKKVHSVFPDVQITCGSVDSNLNEHGYIVPGLGDAGDRIFGT from the coding sequence ATGATCGCGGTAGACAACAAAGTACAGGTCATTGAACATCCTGTGGTGCAACATTTGCTCACCAGACTGCGCGACTATCAAACCGCGCCGCACAAATTCAGACGCTATTCATTGAGTCTTTCTGAATATCTAGTCTACGAAGCCGCTCGCTTTATCAACTTCCGCGAAGTGGGAGTGGAAACACCAGTGGGTCCAGCTAAAGGACAGGCATTATCGGACTATGTCATCCTCGCCCCAGTCCTGAGAGCCGGACTAATAATGGCTGAAGCGGCACAAAAAATATTGCCAGCAGCACGTATCTATCACGTCGGTCTCAAAAGAGACGAAGCCACTCTGCAAGCTCAGTCCTATTACGCCAAACTGCCAGAGTCACTGCCATCTGATTCACGTGTTATCGTGCTTGATCCGATGCTTGCCACTGGTGGCTCAGCCGTAGCAGCCATTGAGCTATTCAAAAAACTCAATGTCAAAACCATTCAGTTGGTCTCATTTGTTGCCGCTCCCGAAGGCATCAAAAAAGTACATTCAGTATTTCCTGATGTGCAAATCACTTGCGGCTCGGTAGACAGCAACCTCAACGAACACGGTTATATCGTGCCCGGTCTGGGAGATGCTGGCGACCGTATTTTTGGTACATAA
- a CDS encoding class I SAM-dependent methyltransferase produces MATVAKSINTALNSKNTQVTIAYSDQIARSFEQGRKDPDPVRVEHIARLINSHTSSVKNGKLLDLGCGTGFFTIPLAERLNFNFTGVDRSLEMLEVARTKKRADQDN; encoded by the coding sequence ATGGCGACAGTGGCCAAATCCATAAATACCGCTCTGAACTCCAAAAACACCCAAGTCACCATTGCCTATAGCGACCAGATTGCGCGCTCTTTTGAGCAAGGTCGCAAAGACCCGGACCCAGTCAGGGTAGAACATATCGCCAGACTGATAAATAGCCATACTAGTAGCGTCAAAAATGGCAAATTACTGGACCTTGGCTGCGGCACAGGCTTCTTTACGATTCCACTAGCGGAACGTCTCAATTTTAATTTTACCGGTGTTGACCGCTCCTTAGAAATGCTCGAAGTAGCACGCACTAAAAAAAGAGCAGACCAAGACAATTGA
- a CDS encoding serine/threonine protein kinase, whose protein sequence is MTDSDIGKTILREVCDQCGKPIFPHSASTTQARLNRPGFCNCALKQSLAEARQKKTDGDLPVPKKELEPDKEPAQSFNPAVEVKELAERGFTFLERIGKGSLAYVYQAKSNHAENFFAVKIFDRNLFENRRTFKRLEQEVQRAKEISHPNIAAVYEFGTAKTGYPYLVMDFLAGPSLAEIISNEGFLDVPRVVDITIQICDALQHAHEKGLLHRDLKPSNIYLLPATSGGDYVKLSDLGVAKALPNPGRETRYMTPDGEEFGNPSYMSPEQCLGERLTSSSDLYSLGCVMYESLSGKLPLTSSNPVRLAFKQVSEEPKNLHERFIDLDIPVALSDIVMTLLQKNIANRFASAKDLKDALIAYRDGKAIKKRDKDPVQKSLKIAKQIEEIKAKSPEVKINKKAPNFIERFLNRFKKP, encoded by the coding sequence TTGACCGATTCCGATATTGGCAAAACTATTCTCAGAGAAGTTTGCGACCAATGCGGTAAGCCGATTTTTCCTCATAGCGCCAGTACAACTCAAGCCCGGCTTAATCGGCCGGGCTTTTGCAATTGTGCCCTCAAGCAATCGCTGGCAGAGGCGCGTCAAAAAAAAACTGACGGAGATTTACCCGTCCCCAAGAAAGAATTAGAGCCAGACAAAGAGCCAGCCCAGAGCTTTAATCCTGCTGTCGAAGTAAAAGAGCTTGCCGAGCGTGGTTTTACATTTTTAGAGCGCATTGGCAAAGGCTCCCTGGCCTACGTCTATCAAGCAAAATCCAATCATGCGGAGAACTTTTTTGCCGTCAAAATCTTTGACCGCAATCTCTTTGAAAACAGACGTACTTTTAAGAGACTGGAGCAAGAAGTCCAGAGAGCAAAAGAAATCTCGCATCCAAATATTGCCGCTGTCTATGAATTTGGCACAGCCAAAACCGGCTATCCATACCTGGTCATGGACTTTTTAGCAGGTCCATCCCTGGCCGAAATAATCTCCAACGAAGGCTTTTTGGATGTACCAAGGGTAGTAGACATCACGATTCAAATTTGTGACGCTCTACAACACGCTCACGAAAAAGGACTGCTACACCGCGACCTCAAACCATCTAACATTTATTTATTACCAGCCACCAGCGGTGGTGACTATGTCAAATTGTCAGATCTGGGTGTAGCAAAGGCCTTACCCAATCCAGGTAGAGAAACCCGCTACATGACCCCCGATGGCGAGGAGTTTGGCAACCCCAGTTATATGAGCCCTGAGCAATGCCTGGGTGAGCGCCTCACATCATCTTCTGATTTATATTCTCTGGGCTGCGTTATGTACGAGAGCCTTTCAGGCAAACTGCCATTGACGTCATCTAACCCAGTGAGACTGGCGTTTAAGCAAGTATCAGAAGAACCCAAAAACCTTCATGAGCGCTTTATCGATCTCGACATCCCCGTCGCATTAAGCGACATCGTCATGACTTTGCTGCAAAAAAATATCGCCAATCGTTTTGCCAGTGCCAAAGACTTAAAAGATGCCTTGATTGCCTATAGAGATGGTAAAGCAATCAAAAAACGGGACAAAGATCCAGTACAAAAAAGCCTCAAAATCGCAAAACAAATCGAAGAGATTAAAGCCAAAAGTCCTGAAGTAAAAATCAACAAAAAAGCGCCCAACTTCATTGAGCGCTTTTTAAACCGCTTCAAAAAGCCCTAG
- a CDS encoding aldehyde dehydrogenase family protein, which produces MKAPESRGAKGEKVQTYGNYINGRQVKSETGETFPNYNPANSSDLIGNFAASSTKDVTTAVDAAARALPLWRATPAPHRAELILKAAHLLETRKEELAHTMVREMGKVLTEARGDVQEAIDMAKFMAGEGRRLSGQTVPSELPNKFAMAIRQPIGVVGLITPWNFPIAIPSWKTFPALVAGNTVVLKPASDTPLCALMFVEILNEAGLPPGVLNLVTGPGARVGNALIEDPRVRAISLTGSTAVGKKVAARCGELMKKVSCELGGKNAICIMDDANIDLALEGALWGSFGTTGQRCTAASRIIVHRSRYEEFCQKFKAKTLALKVGNGLNPDNQVGPLINKTQLDSVANYVEIGKSEGAKVLCGGNVLSEGDMAHGFFFEPTIFIDVTANMRIAQEEIFGPVTAIIPVDSFEEAISVANGTEYGLSLSMYTNDVNRAFKAIEDLESGIVYINAPTIGAEIQLPFGGVKQTGNGHREAGTTAIDYFTEWKSIYIDYSGRLQKAQIDTDALIGKVSE; this is translated from the coding sequence ATGAAAGCACCAGAGTCACGTGGTGCCAAGGGTGAAAAGGTCCAGACTTACGGCAACTATATCAATGGCCGTCAGGTCAAATCTGAAACTGGAGAGACTTTTCCCAATTACAATCCTGCTAACAGCAGTGATTTGATTGGTAATTTTGCCGCCTCCAGCACCAAAGATGTCACCACTGCTGTGGATGCTGCTGCCAGAGCGCTGCCTCTGTGGAGAGCGACACCCGCTCCTCACCGTGCTGAGCTAATTCTCAAAGCAGCTCATCTGCTTGAGACTCGCAAAGAAGAGCTGGCTCACACAATGGTGCGCGAAATGGGCAAGGTCTTGACCGAAGCTCGTGGAGACGTGCAAGAAGCAATTGATATGGCTAAGTTTATGGCCGGTGAAGGTCGTCGCCTATCTGGTCAAACCGTGCCATCTGAGCTGCCCAACAAGTTTGCTATGGCAATCAGACAGCCAATTGGTGTTGTGGGCTTAATTACTCCCTGGAACTTCCCCATTGCTATCCCGAGCTGGAAGACATTTCCTGCACTCGTAGCTGGCAATACTGTGGTGCTCAAGCCTGCTAGCGATACACCGCTATGTGCGCTGATGTTTGTCGAGATTTTAAACGAAGCTGGACTGCCTCCAGGTGTACTCAACCTGGTCACCGGCCCTGGTGCCAGAGTTGGTAATGCTCTCATTGAAGACCCGCGTGTGCGCGCTATATCGCTAACTGGCTCTACAGCAGTGGGCAAAAAAGTTGCGGCACGTTGTGGCGAATTGATGAAGAAAGTCTCCTGCGAGCTAGGTGGTAAAAATGCCATCTGTATTATGGACGACGCCAATATTGATCTCGCTCTAGAGGGCGCTCTCTGGGGTTCGTTTGGTACCACCGGTCAGCGTTGTACTGCTGCCAGTCGTATCATCGTGCACCGCAGTCGCTACGAAGAGTTTTGCCAGAAGTTTAAAGCCAAGACACTAGCTCTTAAAGTTGGTAACGGTCTCAATCCCGATAATCAGGTCGGTCCGCTTATCAATAAAACTCAACTGGACTCAGTAGCCAACTATGTCGAAATCGGCAAAAGTGAAGGCGCGAAAGTCCTCTGCGGTGGCAACGTCCTTAGTGAAGGTGACATGGCACACGGCTTTTTCTTTGAGCCAACCATCTTTATTGATGTCACTGCCAATATGCGCATTGCCCAGGAAGAAATTTTTGGACCAGTCACTGCCATTATTCCTGTAGATAGTTTTGAAGAAGCCATAAGCGTTGCTAACGGCACCGAATATGGTTTGTCCCTCTCAATGTATACAAATGACGTAAACCGGGCTTTTAAAGCAATTGAAGACCTGGAATCCGGCATTGTCTACATCAATGCCCCGACCATCGGTGCAGAAATTCAATTGCCTTTTGGTGGTGTTAAACAAACCGGCAACGGTCACCGCGAAGCAGGCACCACAGCCATTGATTACTTCACCGAGTGGAAATCGATTTACATCGACTACTCGGGTCGTCTGCAAAAGGCTCAAATCGATACCGACGCCCTCATAGGCAAAGTTAGCGAGTAA
- a CDS encoding acyl-CoA dehydrogenase family protein produces MDFDFTPEQIAMRKHMREFAEREIAPKAQMNDRAGKFDWDIAKKIFAEGFLGCPVPEKYGGLGMDYVAYGLMTEEINRVCSSTRTLFSVQTSLVALTILKWGTEEQKQALLPKLCNGEYLGCYGLTEPEAGSDAANQQTRAIKDGNDYIISGSKTWISCGTIASHALIFATVDPALGHKGICCFIVDCKSKGFTAQAIHGKLGLRASDTASLFLDEVRVPAENMLGKVGEGFKIAMSALDNGRFSVAAGAIGVVQGCIDHCTRYAMERRTFGKPIGEHQQVQAMIADMVADCEAGRLLYLRAAHMKNKNVRNSRETSIAKLFCGEAANKHAHNAVQIFGGYGFSDEYPVERFFRDAKVLNIYEGTREIQRLIIGQDALGIRYANGKPTEAMQQLAMV; encoded by the coding sequence ATGGACTTTGATTTCACTCCCGAACAAATAGCAATGCGCAAACACATGCGTGAATTCGCTGAACGCGAAATCGCTCCTAAAGCGCAAATGAATGATCGGGCTGGCAAATTTGATTGGGATATCGCCAAGAAAATTTTTGCAGAAGGCTTCCTGGGTTGCCCCGTACCGGAAAAATACGGCGGTCTGGGAATGGACTATGTTGCTTACGGTCTGATGACCGAAGAAATCAATCGCGTCTGTTCATCTACCCGTACATTGTTTAGCGTACAGACATCGCTCGTTGCTCTCACTATCCTCAAATGGGGTACCGAAGAGCAAAAGCAAGCACTCTTGCCTAAACTCTGCAACGGCGAATATCTCGGTTGCTACGGTTTGACCGAGCCCGAAGCTGGCTCTGACGCTGCTAATCAGCAAACTCGCGCTATCAAAGACGGCAACGACTACATCATCAGTGGCTCTAAGACCTGGATCTCCTGCGGTACCATCGCTAGCCATGCTTTGATTTTCGCAACTGTCGATCCCGCTCTCGGTCACAAAGGCATCTGCTGCTTTATCGTTGACTGCAAATCTAAAGGCTTCACTGCTCAAGCTATCCACGGTAAGCTTGGCCTTAGAGCTTCCGATACAGCCAGTCTCTTCCTTGACGAAGTAAGAGTACCTGCCGAAAACATGCTCGGCAAAGTTGGTGAAGGCTTCAAAATCGCTATGTCCGCTCTCGATAACGGTCGCTTCTCAGTAGCTGCCGGTGCTATCGGTGTTGTCCAAGGTTGTATCGACCACTGCACACGCTACGCTATGGAGCGTCGTACTTTTGGTAAACCAATTGGTGAGCACCAACAAGTACAAGCAATGATTGCTGACATGGTTGCCGACTGCGAAGCTGGACGTTTGCTCTATCTCAGAGCCGCCCACATGAAAAACAAAAATGTACGCAATAGTCGCGAAACATCTATCGCCAAGCTGTTTTGTGGTGAAGCCGCTAACAAGCATGCTCACAACGCTGTACAAATCTTTGGTGGCTACGGCTTCTCCGATGAGTATCCAGTAGAGCGTTTCTTCCGCGATGCCAAAGTACTCAACATCTACGAAGGTACAAGAGAAATCCAACGTCTGATTATCGGACAAGATGCTCTTGGTATTCGTTATGCCAACGGTAAGCCAACTGAAGCAATGCAACAGCTAGCAATGGTCTAA
- a CDS encoding ATP-binding protein — protein MFASKKSLRQKIKDHMGADPAHMPILSEQFEAHNHPNLHLALEEFTKASGRSTTLIGIQGGFLSFSGTTLADLVAAKTMASMFGMGGAKEGPVQYANIQLDGDKRLACVQGGLYLIKAEQRIVILMRPKGVEFGGGAGGVMLDIMTVDKALAEATMAELVSAINRHNIYRGKILSIDKKDNPVATTGTGIKFHNVAPVERDKIILPEGLLKRIERQTVEVGQYSEALRAANRKMKRGILFHGKPGTGKTLTAMYLASAMKERTVLVLTGRSLGLIESSCELARWLAPSMVIIEDVDLIAEDRTHAANSPVMFELLNQMDGINDDVDVLFLLTTNRPEILEPALAARPGRVDQAYEIPLPDVECRRRLFELYGKGLTMELQNQDLYIKRTAGASGAFINELMRKAALFAAPDGSPIVVKDKHMDEALHELVIVGGTLTKSLLGFKEIGFSALEVNPHI, from the coding sequence ATGTTTGCATCAAAAAAGAGTTTGCGCCAGAAGATCAAAGATCATATGGGCGCTGACCCAGCACATATGCCCATTTTGTCCGAGCAGTTTGAAGCACATAATCATCCTAACTTGCACCTGGCACTTGAAGAATTTACTAAAGCTAGCGGTCGCAGCACTACGCTGATTGGTATTCAGGGTGGTTTTCTCAGTTTTAGTGGCACGACACTGGCTGACCTGGTGGCTGCTAAGACTATGGCTAGCATGTTCGGCATGGGCGGAGCAAAAGAAGGCCCGGTGCAGTATGCCAATATCCAGCTAGATGGCGATAAGAGATTGGCTTGTGTGCAAGGTGGACTTTATCTTATTAAAGCTGAGCAGCGCATAGTTATATTGATGCGTCCCAAAGGCGTGGAGTTTGGTGGTGGTGCCGGTGGTGTCATGCTTGATATTATGACCGTGGATAAAGCACTAGCTGAAGCCACTATGGCTGAGCTGGTATCAGCTATTAATAGGCACAATATCTACCGGGGTAAGATTTTGTCTATTGATAAAAAGGATAATCCGGTTGCCACCACTGGTACTGGCATTAAATTTCACAATGTTGCTCCAGTTGAGCGCGATAAGATAATTTTGCCGGAGGGATTGCTCAAGCGCATCGAGCGTCAGACAGTAGAGGTCGGTCAATATAGCGAGGCATTGCGTGCTGCTAATCGCAAGATGAAACGCGGCATATTGTTTCACGGCAAACCTGGTACCGGTAAAACTCTCACTGCTATGTATCTGGCTTCTGCCATGAAAGAACGTACTGTCCTGGTTTTGACAGGTCGCAGTCTTGGTCTGATTGAGAGCAGCTGTGAGCTGGCACGCTGGCTTGCCCCCAGTATGGTGATTATTGAGGACGTCGACTTGATAGCCGAGGACCGCACCCACGCTGCCAATTCGCCTGTTATGTTTGAACTGCTCAATCAAATGGACGGCATTAATGATGATGTCGATGTGTTGTTTTTGCTCACCACTAATCGCCCCGAAATTTTGGAGCCGGCACTGGCTGCCCGCCCGGGCCGAGTGGACCAGGCCTATGAGATACCGTTGCCTGATGTGGAGTGTCGGCGCCGGCTCTTTGAGCTATACGGCAAGGGACTGACCATGGAGCTGCAAAATCAGGACCTTTATATAAAGCGTACTGCCGGTGCCAGTGGCGCCTTCATCAATGAGCTGATGCGTAAGGCGGCACTTTTTGCCGCTCCCGATGGCAGTCCTATCGTAGTCAAAGACAAGCACATGGATGAGGCCTTGCATGAGCTTGTGATTGTGGGTGGCACGCTGACAAAAAGTTTGCTTGGATTTAAAGAGATAGGTTTTAGCGCTCTCGAGGTCAATCCTCATATATGA
- a CDS encoding class I SAM-dependent methyltransferase, whose protein sequence is MEQDATALSFANESFDVVFMSNLLHHFNNPLDVIEQCVRVLKPGGLLINHYGALEDIINDPDHKFFNEAIEFDVRRVPARIQMEYLFKTALLDKVQSEKKTFKLCNSSQERIKLVENKYVSVLHMVSEISYQRGLKEMKKYAATNQFDPWLRELTVTTTFGVKSR, encoded by the coding sequence TTGGAGCAAGACGCAACTGCTCTATCCTTTGCCAATGAGAGCTTTGATGTTGTCTTTATGAGCAACCTCTTGCACCACTTCAACAATCCGCTAGATGTAATCGAGCAATGTGTCAGAGTGCTTAAACCAGGTGGTCTACTAATCAATCACTATGGCGCTCTGGAAGACATCATCAATGATCCAGATCATAAGTTTTTTAATGAAGCCATAGAATTTGATGTACGCCGTGTACCAGCGCGCATCCAGATGGAATATCTGTTTAAGACGGCTCTTTTGGATAAGGTCCAATCCGAAAAGAAGACATTTAAGCTGTGCAACAGCTCTCAGGAGCGCATCAAACTCGTCGAAAACAAATATGTCTCAGTCTTGCATATGGTGAGCGAAATCTCCTACCAGCGCGGTCTCAAAGAGATGAAAAAATATGCCGCCACAAATCAATTTGATCCCTGGCTGCGCGAACTAACTGTCACCACAACTTTTGGCGTCAAGTCCAGATAA
- a CDS encoding tetratricopeptide repeat protein, whose translation MPSFYLKSELLRPLGRLSLPIMAILVSSPFFAQRASAVEELSGGVRYDDASVEANLNNGDYDAAISLLQRRVKESGKGQTIKEAYLHTALMESLLWQGRISEAQNEAKKTQVLVDTVVAQARGQADQINALELKTRFLDTLSWIYEALSQDVKSQAALDEAIKLLREQRELDRQTWRLIDCLAHKASLVAQSGDNDQARQLLEEAITYVPGSKSVSAFTVADVEEALGGVLYKLGRSDEAQKHFARAVDLKKNSDALLHRFAPHAYWLSPTYRYVQGSKWSSQDFVGGLEHKRIDVGMAVVEAYLQKDKAASSRAIRVGVTVTNRTNNTLQFLPRKPELFLLNPKIVIGKVLDAASLASMVETKTTKKAESLRNDGRNATRTITTYYPNPYRNWNNNGRGRQGFFRSLLSDSQNTGTTQVPDFQAEQIAMQKAQQIEEEGRALAEEIRTEGVGPCNIAPQSKLNGFLFFEMKVPRNAGQMMFKLPIGDAQFEFRFDKLP comes from the coding sequence ATGCCAAGCTTTTACCTTAAATCTGAACTATTGCGCCCACTGGGCAGACTGTCTTTGCCAATTATGGCAATTCTGGTAAGTAGTCCCTTTTTTGCCCAACGGGCCAGCGCTGTTGAAGAGTTATCGGGGGGCGTGCGCTATGACGATGCCTCAGTCGAGGCTAATTTGAACAACGGCGACTATGATGCCGCTATTAGTTTATTGCAGCGCCGCGTCAAAGAGAGTGGCAAAGGTCAGACCATCAAAGAGGCGTATTTGCATACAGCTTTGATGGAGTCCTTGCTCTGGCAGGGGCGTATATCCGAAGCTCAAAACGAAGCTAAGAAGACCCAGGTACTGGTTGACACTGTGGTGGCCCAGGCCCGCGGGCAAGCTGATCAAATCAACGCTCTGGAGCTTAAGACTAGATTTCTCGATACTTTGTCCTGGATTTATGAGGCCCTCAGCCAGGATGTCAAAAGTCAGGCGGCCCTTGATGAAGCAATCAAGCTTTTGCGCGAGCAAAGAGAACTAGACAGACAGACCTGGCGCTTGATTGATTGTCTGGCCCACAAAGCCAGTCTGGTTGCTCAATCTGGTGACAATGACCAGGCCAGACAGTTATTAGAAGAAGCTATCACCTATGTACCTGGCTCCAAATCAGTATCGGCTTTTACTGTTGCTGATGTCGAAGAAGCTCTAGGTGGTGTGCTTTACAAGCTGGGACGTAGCGACGAAGCGCAAAAGCATTTTGCCAGGGCCGTGGACCTCAAAAAAAATAGCGATGCCCTTTTGCACCGCTTTGCTCCACATGCTTACTGGTTGTCTCCTACCTACAGATATGTACAGGGCTCAAAATGGTCCAGTCAGGATTTTGTCGGTGGGCTTGAGCACAAACGCATTGATGTCGGTATGGCAGTGGTCGAGGCCTATCTACAAAAGGATAAAGCAGCGTCCTCACGGGCCATCCGTGTCGGCGTGACTGTCACCAATCGTACAAATAATACTTTGCAGTTTTTGCCGCGCAAACCTGAGTTGTTTTTGCTCAACCCTAAAATTGTCATCGGTAAAGTGCTGGATGCTGCCAGTTTAGCCAGTATGGTGGAGACCAAGACCACCAAAAAAGCTGAGTCTCTACGCAATGATGGTCGCAACGCCACTCGCACAATTACGACTTATTATCCCAATCCTTACCGCAATTGGAATAACAATGGACGGGGGCGTCAGGGATTTTTCCGGTCGCTTTTGAGTGATTCGCAAAATACAGGCACCACTCAAGTACCGGACTTCCAGGCTGAGCAAATAGCAATGCAAAAAGCACAGCAGATAGAAGAAGAAGGTCGTGCTCTGGCTGAAGAAATTCGTACTGAAGGAGTCGGTCCCTGCAATATTGCGCCGCAAAGCAAACTTAATGGCTTTCTGTTTTTTGAGATGAAGGTACCGCGCAATGCCGGGCAGATGATGTTTAAGCTGCCAATTGGTGACGCGCAGTTTGAATTTAGATTTGATAAATTGCCCTAG